Proteins from one Anthonomus grandis grandis chromosome 8, icAntGran1.3, whole genome shotgun sequence genomic window:
- the LOC126739789 gene encoding nucleoporin Nup37, with protein MRDDFLMHTDAIDASKKNSNEPIYVKDFSEYGQILHIHFSPYEWTKDVMLLAFEEKILFVHLSFENSISINKVYEFPHPRCSALAISPNSSLAVLPNQVIFATGSSDFKLRVYESDLEQNTLCRELSGHVSYINDVTFDPENLYMASASDDNTVKLWFTDGFRLKSTFHLNSPAMVVSWHRADSGKMLVAEKIGLIKFYNVDTETPILSLDFAKSLSSAHWAPSDSQILGTLQLGELLVWDLTKPCLPQQSTILFPENGGTIKFSPQGELVAAVNNLDGSLKVVHTVTQHQKLNVSLSLPSNVQWHYHYPIVCVGDDMKLCFWKVSTK; from the exons atgagGGACGACTTCTTAATGCACACAGATGCCATCGATGCTTCCAAGAAGAATTCAAACGAACCAATTTACGTCAAAGACTTTTCCGAATATGGACAAATCTTGCACATCCACTTCTCCCCTTATGAATGGACCAAAGATGTGATGCTTTTGGCTTTTGAGGAGAAAATACTATTCGTACATCTATCTTTTGAG AATTCTATAAGTATAAACAAAGTTTATGAGTTTCCTCACCCGAGATGTTCTGCACTAGCCATTTCACCCAACTCTTCTTTAGCAGTATTACCAAATCAAGTCATTTTCGCCACCGGATCTTCCGACTTTAAACTTAGGGTTTATGAGAGTGACTTGGAACAAAACACCCTTTGTAGG gaactTTCAGGCCATGTAAGTTACATTAACGATGTCACTTTTGATCCAGAGAATCTTTATATGGCATCAGCAAGCGATGATAATACAGTCAAACTCTGGTTTACTGATGGGTTTAGGTTGAAGAGTACTTTTCATTTGAATTCCCCTGCAATGGTTGTATCTTGGCATAGAGCCGATTCTGGAAAAATGTTGGTTGCAGAAAAGATTG GATTAATAAAATTCTACAACGTAGATACAGAAACCCCAATTCTATCACTAGACTTTGCAAAGTCACTTTCTTCAGCCCACTGGGCCCCTTCCGACAGTCAAATTTTGGGTACTTTACAACTTGGCGAGTTATTGGTATGGGATTTAACAAAACCATg cCTACCCCAACAAAGCACCATCCTATTTCCGGAAAACGGAGGAACAATTAAATTCTCTCCCCAGGGGGAGCTGGTGGCTGCGGTTAACAATCTTGACGGTTCGCTTAAAGTGGTTCACACAGTGACTCAGCATCAGAAATTAAACGTGAGCCTTTCCTTGCCTAGTAACGTACAATGGCATTATCATTATCCAATTGTTTGTGTAGGAGATGATATGAAACTTTGCTTTTGGAAAGTGAGCACTAAATGA